A single Pseudoxanthomonas sp. DNA region contains:
- a CDS encoding amidohydrolase: protein MADLILRNARITTLDAARPTASAIAFADGRVLAVGDDARVMALASEATRVIDAGGRRLVPGLNDSHTHLIRGGLNYNLELRWDGVRSLADAMAMLKAQVAVTPAPQWVRVVGGFSESQFAEKRLPTLEELNAAAPDTPVFILHLYDRALLNRAALRAVGYTRDTPNPPGGEIQRDKTGNPTGLLLARPNALILYATLAMGPKLPAEYQLNSTRHFMRELNRLGITSVIDAGGGFQNYPEDYRIIEQLHADGQLTVRIAYNLFTQKRGEELDDFQRWSRMLKPGRGDDLLRHNGAGEMLVFSAADFEDFREPRPDLPATLEGELANVVRFLAEQRWPFRIHATYDESITRVLDVYEQVNREVPFDGLHWIVDHAETISPHNIDRVRALGGGIAIQHRMAYQGEFFAERYGKDALRHTPPVRRMLAAGVPVGAGTDATRVASYNPWVALYWLVSGRTLGGLQMYGDDNRLEREEALRLWTHGSAWFSTEQDRKGRLAPGQLGDCALLSADYFAVAEDAIPDITSVLTVLGGRIVHGSVPFAPHAPVLPEPMPDWSPVNRFGGYQGGTLAQAGAALAHAHGPACRVHAHGHGGGHAARLAVPTGDLRAFWGALGCACFAF from the coding sequence ATGGCCGACCTGATCCTGCGCAATGCGCGCATCACCACGCTGGACGCGGCACGGCCCACGGCCAGCGCCATCGCGTTCGCCGACGGCCGTGTGCTGGCGGTGGGCGACGATGCCCGCGTGATGGCACTCGCCTCGGAGGCGACCCGCGTGATCGACGCCGGCGGGCGCCGGCTGGTGCCGGGCCTCAACGACAGCCATACCCACCTGATCCGTGGCGGCTTGAACTACAACCTGGAACTGCGCTGGGACGGCGTGCGCTCGCTGGCCGACGCGATGGCGATGTTGAAGGCACAGGTAGCGGTCACGCCCGCGCCGCAGTGGGTCCGCGTGGTGGGCGGCTTCAGCGAATCGCAGTTCGCCGAGAAGCGGCTGCCGACGCTGGAGGAACTCAACGCGGCCGCACCCGACACGCCGGTCTTCATCCTGCACCTGTACGACCGCGCCCTGCTCAACCGCGCCGCCCTGCGCGCGGTGGGTTACACCAGGGACACACCGAACCCGCCCGGCGGCGAGATCCAGCGCGACAAGACCGGCAACCCGACCGGCCTGCTGCTGGCCAGACCGAACGCCCTGATCCTGTACGCCACGCTGGCGATGGGACCGAAACTGCCCGCGGAATACCAGCTCAACTCCACGCGGCATTTCATGCGCGAATTGAACCGGCTCGGCATCACCTCGGTGATCGATGCGGGCGGCGGCTTCCAGAACTATCCCGAGGACTACCGGATCATCGAGCAGTTGCATGCCGACGGGCAGCTGACGGTGCGCATCGCCTACAACCTGTTCACCCAGAAGAGGGGCGAGGAACTGGACGACTTCCAGCGCTGGTCGAGGATGCTGAAGCCCGGCCGGGGCGACGACCTGCTGCGCCACAACGGCGCGGGCGAGATGCTGGTGTTCTCGGCGGCGGATTTCGAGGATTTCCGCGAGCCGCGGCCCGACCTGCCGGCAACGCTGGAAGGCGAACTGGCGAACGTGGTGCGCTTCCTCGCCGAACAGCGCTGGCCGTTCCGCATCCATGCCACCTACGACGAGAGCATCACCCGCGTGCTCGACGTCTACGAACAGGTGAACCGCGAGGTGCCGTTCGACGGCCTGCACTGGATCGTCGACCATGCGGAAACCATCTCGCCGCACAACATCGACCGCGTGCGCGCACTCGGCGGCGGCATCGCCATCCAGCATCGCATGGCCTACCAGGGCGAGTTCTTCGCCGAGCGTTACGGCAAGGACGCCTTGCGTCACACGCCACCGGTGCGGCGGATGCTTGCGGCCGGCGTGCCGGTCGGTGCCGGTACCGACGCCACCCGCGTGGCCAGCTACAACCCGTGGGTGGCGCTGTACTGGCTGGTCAGCGGACGCACGCTCGGCGGCCTGCAGATGTACGGCGACGACAACCGGCTGGAACGCGAGGAGGCACTGCGGTTGTGGACGCACGGCAGCGCCTGGTTCTCCACCGAACAGGACCGGAAGGGACGACTGGCGCCCGGGCAGTTGGGCGACTGCGCGCTGCTGTCGGCCGACTACTTCGCCGTCGCCGAGGACGCCATCCCCGACATCACCAGCGTGCTGACGGTGCTCGGTGGACGCATCGTGCATGGGAGCGTGCCGTTCGCACCGCATGCGCCGGTCCTGCCGGAACCGATGCCGGACTGGTCGCCGGTCAACCGCTTCGGCGGCTATCAGGGCGGTACGCTCGCGCAGGCCGGCGCCGCCCTGGCGCATGCGCATGGCCCGGCGTGCCGGGTGCACGCGCACGGCCACGGCGGCGGCCATGCGGCCCGGCTTGCGGTGCCGACCGGCGACCTGCGGGCGTTCTGGGGCGCGCTCGGGTGCGCGTGCTTCGCGTTCTGA
- a CDS encoding MFS transporter, with product MTMSTPVAHGPWSPLGQPTFRALWLAILVGNIGTWVHDVAAAWVMAETTGSPLMVAAVQSATTLPVVVLALVAGTLADIVDRRRYLIVAQLWMLLVAGTLAILAHLDALGPWTLIALTFALGIGAAMAMPAQQATTPELVPKPMLGPAVALGSLSMNIARAIGPALGGLIVAQAGIAWAFAVNALTFLGVAVVLWRWRRAPTASLLPPETFGVALRAGLRYASRASVLQAVLVKAAWFFTFASALTALLPIVVNQDLQARAGTYGLLLGCIGAGAIGGALVLPRLRARMDADRMVLWATLAYAGCILAFALLRWVPLLYGVALLAGLAWIAVLSSLQIAAQTAVPAWVRARALSLYIVVFSGGMAAGSLGWGWLAQHAGTPRALLLAAVGTAVAAIAGARFRLGDAARVNLTPSGHWPQPVVSADLHDDRGPVLVTIEYRVDPARRQEFLQRLQPLGHARRRNGALQWGVAEDSTQPGVYLEYFVDASWREHLRQHERVTEDERILQEAVLETLADPAQRPHVRHFIGGAPATTPPSPPASHGGLA from the coding sequence CTGACCATGTCCACGCCCGTCGCGCACGGACCCTGGTCGCCACTCGGACAACCCACCTTCCGCGCCCTCTGGCTCGCCATCCTGGTCGGCAACATCGGCACCTGGGTCCACGATGTCGCCGCCGCCTGGGTCATGGCCGAGACGACCGGTTCGCCGCTGATGGTCGCGGCCGTGCAATCGGCGACCACGTTGCCGGTGGTCGTGCTGGCCCTCGTGGCCGGTACCCTGGCCGACATCGTCGATCGGCGACGCTACCTGATCGTGGCGCAGCTGTGGATGCTGCTTGTCGCCGGCACGCTGGCCATCCTCGCGCACCTGGACGCGCTGGGGCCGTGGACCCTCATCGCGCTGACCTTCGCGCTCGGCATCGGCGCGGCGATGGCGATGCCGGCGCAGCAGGCCACCACGCCCGAGCTGGTGCCCAAGCCGATGCTGGGACCGGCCGTGGCACTGGGCTCGCTGAGCATGAACATCGCGCGCGCCATCGGCCCGGCGCTGGGCGGGCTGATCGTGGCGCAGGCCGGGATCGCCTGGGCGTTCGCCGTCAATGCGCTGACGTTCCTCGGCGTCGCCGTGGTGCTGTGGCGCTGGCGCCGCGCGCCGACCGCATCGCTGCTGCCTCCGGAGACGTTCGGCGTCGCCCTGCGCGCGGGCCTGCGCTATGCATCGCGCGCCAGCGTGCTGCAGGCGGTGCTGGTGAAGGCCGCCTGGTTCTTCACCTTCGCCAGCGCGCTCACCGCGCTGCTGCCCATCGTGGTGAATCAGGATCTGCAGGCACGCGCCGGCACGTATGGCCTGCTGCTGGGCTGCATCGGCGCGGGCGCCATCGGCGGCGCGCTGGTGCTGCCGCGACTGCGCGCGCGCATGGACGCCGACCGCATGGTGCTGTGGGCGACGCTTGCGTACGCCGGCTGCATCCTGGCGTTCGCGCTGCTGCGCTGGGTGCCGCTGCTGTACGGCGTCGCGCTGCTCGCCGGACTTGCCTGGATCGCGGTGCTCTCGTCGCTGCAGATCGCGGCGCAGACGGCGGTGCCGGCGTGGGTCCGCGCGCGGGCGCTGTCGCTGTACATCGTGGTGTTTTCCGGCGGCATGGCGGCGGGCAGCCTGGGCTGGGGTTGGCTGGCGCAACACGCCGGGACGCCGCGTGCGCTGCTGCTCGCGGCCGTGGGTACGGCGGTGGCGGCCATCGCGGGCGCGCGCTTCCGCCTGGGCGACGCGGCGCGCGTCAACCTCACGCCGTCGGGCCACTGGCCCCAGCCGGTGGTCAGCGCGGACCTGCACGACGATCGCGGCCCGGTCCTGGTGACGATCGAGTACCGCGTCGACCCCGCGCGACGGCAGGAATTCCTGCAACGCCTGCAGCCGCTCGGGCACGCGCGGCGCCGCAACGGCGCGCTGCAATGGGGCGTGGCGGAGGACAGTACGCAACCCGGCGTGTACCTGGAGTATTTCGTCGATGCGTCATGGCGGGAGCATCTGCGCCAGCACGAACGCGTGACCGAGGACGAGCGCATCCTGCAGGAGGCCGTGCTGGAAACGCTGGCCGATCCCGCGCAACGGCCTCATGTGCGCCACTTCATCGGCGGTGCGCCGGCCACCACGCCACCCTCCCCGCCGGCCAGCCATGGAGGCCTGGCATGA
- a CDS encoding DUF1427 family protein, which produces MMTALIGIALALVIGVACRWLDIPVPAPPRLQGALLVVAMTAGFIVADRLLG; this is translated from the coding sequence ATGATGACCGCGCTGATCGGCATCGCCCTGGCCCTCGTCATCGGTGTCGCCTGCCGCTGGCTCGACATTCCGGTGCCCGCGCCACCGCGGCTGCAGGGTGCGCTGCTGGTGGTGGCGATGACGGCAGGGTTTATCGTCGCGGACCGGTTACTCGGCTGA
- a CDS encoding pirin family protein: protein MITLRPAQARGHANHGWLDSWHSFSFANYFDDKHVHWGPLRVINEDRVAAGRGFGEHGHRDMEIISYVLEGALGHKDSMGNSSSIVPGDVQRMSAGTGVQHSEFNYSQSGTTHFLQIWIIPDRQGVTPSYEEKTFPATEKQGRLRLVVSPDGADGSVSIHQDARMYAGLFDGSEKAELPLADGRLGYVHVARGEATVNGRALKAGDALLYDGEPLVSIERGIGAEVLVFDLPRMQ from the coding sequence ATGATCACCCTTCGTCCCGCCCAGGCCCGCGGCCACGCCAACCACGGCTGGCTCGACTCCTGGCACAGCTTTTCCTTCGCCAATTATTTCGACGACAAGCACGTCCATTGGGGTCCGCTGCGCGTGATCAACGAGGACCGCGTGGCCGCCGGCCGCGGGTTCGGCGAACACGGCCATCGCGACATGGAGATCATCAGCTACGTGCTGGAGGGCGCGCTGGGCCACAAGGATTCGATGGGCAACAGTTCCAGCATCGTGCCGGGCGACGTGCAGCGCATGAGCGCGGGCACCGGTGTGCAGCACTCCGAGTTCAACTACAGCCAATCCGGTACCACGCACTTCCTGCAGATCTGGATCATCCCCGACCGCCAGGGTGTGACGCCGTCCTATGAAGAGAAGACCTTCCCCGCCACCGAGAAGCAGGGTCGCCTGCGGCTGGTGGTCAGTCCGGATGGCGCCGACGGTTCGGTGAGCATCCACCAGGATGCCCGCATGTATGCGGGCCTGTTCGACGGCAGCGAGAAAGCCGAACTGCCGCTGGCGGACGGGCGCCTGGGCTACGTGCATGTGGCGCGTGGCGAAGCCACCGTCAATGGACGGGCACTGAAGGCGGGCGACGCGCTGCTGTACGACGGCGAACCGTTGGTCAGCATCGAGCGCGGCATCGGCGCAGAGGTGCTGGTGTTCGACCTGCCGCGGATGCAGTAA
- the fdxA gene encoding ferredoxin FdxA — protein sequence MPFVVTENCIKCKYTDCVEVCPVDCFHEGPNFLVIDPDECIDCTLCEPECPINAIYPEDDVPAGQEGYVALNAELSRAWPVITTRKEPLPDAKEWEGKPDKLPLLER from the coding sequence ATGCCTTTCGTCGTCACCGAAAACTGCATCAAGTGCAAGTACACCGACTGCGTGGAAGTCTGCCCGGTGGACTGCTTCCACGAAGGTCCGAACTTCCTGGTGATCGATCCGGACGAATGCATCGATTGCACGCTGTGCGAGCCCGAGTGCCCGATCAACGCCATCTATCCCGAGGACGACGTGCCCGCCGGACAGGAAGGCTACGTGGCGCTCAACGCCGAGCTATCGCGCGCCTGGCCGGTCATCACCACGCGCAAGGAGCCGCTGCCTGATGCCAAGGAATGGGAAGGCAAGCCGGACAAGCTGCCGCTGCTGGAGCGCTGA
- the dapA gene encoding 4-hydroxy-tetrahydrodipicolinate synthase, with the protein MHLSGSITALATPFLASGELDLHAWRALLKQQLDGGTQGVVVAGSTGEAAALSDDEYDTLLRIAVEEVNGRIPVLAGTGQMNTAKTIAATRRAAACGAQCALVVTPPYVRPTQAGLVAHYRAVADQGGLPVVLYNVPGRTGCDLLPETVAELVDHPNIVGIKEARAEPERMAALLALRTARFAILSGDDPTASRAMLAGADGLISVGSNALPRTFRRLCDLSRAGDAAAAAALDAQLQEIYGFLGVESNPIPVKALLQRAGFGHGLRLPLLTLSATHTDTADRLATVAQALEAQSSRDSLAA; encoded by the coding sequence TTGCATCTTTCCGGCAGCATCACCGCACTGGCCACGCCGTTCCTGGCGTCGGGCGAACTCGACCTGCACGCCTGGCGCGCGCTGCTCAAACAGCAGCTCGATGGCGGCACGCAGGGGGTGGTGGTGGCCGGCTCCACCGGCGAGGCGGCGGCGCTGTCCGACGACGAGTACGACACGCTGCTGCGCATTGCCGTGGAAGAGGTGAATGGCCGCATTCCGGTGCTCGCCGGCACCGGCCAGATGAATACTGCCAAGACCATCGCCGCCACGCGGCGCGCCGCCGCGTGCGGTGCCCAGTGTGCGCTGGTGGTCACGCCGCCCTACGTGCGGCCGACCCAGGCGGGCCTGGTGGCGCACTACCGCGCCGTCGCCGACCAGGGCGGGCTGCCGGTGGTGCTCTACAACGTGCCGGGCCGCACCGGCTGCGATCTGCTCCCGGAGACGGTGGCGGAACTGGTCGACCATCCGAACATCGTGGGCATCAAGGAAGCGCGCGCCGAACCCGAGCGCATGGCGGCGCTGCTGGCGCTGCGCACGGCGCGTTTCGCCATCCTCAGCGGCGACGATCCGACCGCCTCGCGCGCGATGCTCGCCGGTGCCGACGGCCTGATCTCGGTCGGTTCCAATGCGCTGCCCCGCACGTTCCGTCGCCTGTGCGACCTGTCGCGCGCGGGCGATGCCGCCGCCGCTGCCGCGCTGGATGCGCAGTTGCAGGAGATCTACGGCTTCCTCGGCGTGGAATCCAACCCCATCCCGGTGAAGGCGCTGCTGCAGCGCGCGGGGTTCGGCCACGGCCTGCGCCTGCCGCTGCTCACGCTGTCCGCCACCCACACCGATACCGCCGACCGTCTCGCCACCGTGGCGCAGGCGCTGGAAGCACAATCCAGCCGCGATAGCCTCGCGGCCTGA
- a CDS encoding glycine cleavage system protein R encodes MTDSTPRPSPTENHLLITAYTTHPESPLLSVTRRIADSGCNLVDARLSTVGRDVSVTALATGSWDAVAKLEAMLSRLERDDGLKLVFYRTGPKVVQSNLLPYIVEVVAADKPGILFQLADFFDRQGITIENLQSTRYRAMQTGAEMFSAQVTIGVPANMHIAALRDDFLEFCDHLNLDAIMDPMKF; translated from the coding sequence TTGACCGATTCCACGCCCCGGCCTTCGCCGACCGAAAACCACCTCCTGATCACCGCCTACACGACGCATCCGGAATCGCCGCTCCTGTCGGTGACGCGCCGGATCGCCGACAGCGGCTGCAATCTGGTGGACGCACGGCTGTCCACGGTCGGACGCGACGTGTCGGTGACCGCACTGGCGACCGGTTCGTGGGACGCAGTGGCCAAGCTGGAAGCCATGCTGTCGCGGCTGGAGCGCGATGACGGCCTGAAGCTGGTGTTCTACCGCACCGGCCCGAAGGTGGTGCAGTCCAACCTGCTGCCGTACATCGTGGAAGTGGTGGCCGCCGACAAACCGGGCATCCTGTTCCAGCTGGCCGATTTCTTCGACCGCCAGGGCATCACCATCGAGAACCTGCAGAGCACGCGCTACCGCGCGATGCAGACCGGCGCGGAGATGTTCTCGGCGCAGGTCACCATCGGCGTGCCGGCCAACATGCACATCGCCGCGCTGCGCGACGATTTCCTCGAATTCTGCGACCATCTGAACCTGGACGCGATCATGGATCCGATGAAGTTCTGA